One window of Misgurnus anguillicaudatus chromosome 13, ASM2758022v2, whole genome shotgun sequence genomic DNA carries:
- the spsb1 gene encoding SPRY domain-containing SOCS box protein 1, with amino-acid sequence MGQKVPGGIKTVDMRDPAFRPLKLELQALDYTKPSRLDMLLDMPSASQDIQVQHSWNNDDRSLNIFVKEDNKLVFHRHPVAQSTDAIRGRVGYTRGLHVWEISWAMRQRGTHAIVGVAMGEAPLHSVGYTALVGNNSESWGWDLGRNKLYHDGKNQPSRTYPAFLEPDETFIVPDSFLVVLDMDEGTLSFIVDGQYLGVAFRGLKGKKLYPVVSAVWGHCEIRIRYINGLDPEPLPLMDLCRRSVRVALGRERLSEIHGLPLPASLKNYLLYQ; translated from the exons ATGGGGCAGAAGGTTCCGGGAGGCATTAAGACTGTGGACATGCGGGACCCGGCATTTCGGCCTCTCAAACTCGAGCTGCAGGCCCTGGATTACACCAAGCCTTCCCGTCTGGATATGTTGTTAGACATGCCATCTGCCTCGCAGGACATCCAAGTCCAGCACTCCTGGAACAATGACGACCGATCgctcaacatttttgtgaaagaGGACAATAAACTTGTATTTCACCGGCACCCTGTGGCGCAGAGTACAGATGCTATTCGGGGCCGGGTGGGATACACGAGAGGACTGCACGTGTGGGAGATCAGCTGGGCCATGCGCCAGCGGGGTACCCACGCCATCGTTGGCGTGGCAATGGGCGAAGCCCCGCTGCATTCTGTAGGATACACTGCACTTGTAGGAAACAATAGCGAATCCTGGGGCTGGGACCTGGGACGAAACAAACTCTATCACGATGGCAAGAACCAACCCAGTAGGACCTATCCAGCTTTTCTTGAGCCTGATGAAACCTTTATCGTCCCAGACTCGTTTTTGGTTGTCCTGGACATGGACGAGGGGACGCTAAGCTTTATTGTTGATGGACAGTACTTGGGGGTTGCTTTCAGGGGACTCAAAGGAAAAAAGCTATACCCTGTAGTGAGCGCTGTGTGGGGACACTGTGAAATCAGAATCCGGTACATAAATGGACTTGATC CTGAACCTCTGCCATTAATGGACCTCTGTAGACGATCTGTACGAGTTGCGTTGGGAAGAGAGCGACTGAGCGAAATACATGGACTGCCCTTACCTGCTTCCCTTAAGAACTACTTGCTCTACCAATGA